In Lineus longissimus chromosome 5, tnLinLong1.2, whole genome shotgun sequence, the genomic stretch TTTTGAACCTTGCCTTATTTGGATAGAAAATGAAGTGATGCCATATATTCTTCAGTGCCATATATTCTTTCAATAACTGTTACTGGTATTTTAACCATTTGGAAGTTTTTTGCTTTACTTTTTAGTTGTTTTACCAATATTGGGCAAATCGGATGCAGGTTTTAAAAATCTGACTATTTTGAATGTCTACATCTCCTGGTTTTCTGAGACTTATGCTTGATTTTTGCTCCTCATTTCAGTCAAACTGGCAAGCGCTTGATGGCAAAGTGTCGAATGTTGTTGCAGGAGAACGACGAACTAGGAAAGGTCACATCGTCGGGCCGCATGGCGAAACTCGAAGGTGACATTGCCCTTGAAAAGACTCTGGTCCAAGAAATGAAGAAAGGGCAAGCAGGTATATAGCTTAagacaattttgagattctgtctgTCAAATGGTTCTGCTCTGAAATCAAAGGACCATGCAAAGCCCTTCCCTGCATGAACTTCTTCCAAATTTTAGTCTTGGAGGGACCTTGCGATCTTATATCTCAAGCTTCCTGCAAACATTTAAAAGAGATTGTGTGGAAATGACATGTGAAATAGAATAGCTTTGAGCTTGCGATCTCTCTGAATCAGAGTAAATGACATCCTGGAACAATCGTACATGGAATATGGATATGTTACtgccatgatcatgataaaaaaatcgatttcaattctttctttcagaaatGGACGAGTTTCTTGGTGAGCTTGACGAGGACGTTGAAGGTATGCAGAGTACGATTTATATCTTACAACAGCAGCTTAAGGAAGCTCGCGAAGAAGTGAGTAGACTGCAGGCAGAGACACAACAAATGCACCAATCACAACAGACTAATGCATCGCTTCTGCCAGTAAACACAGACTCAGCAACACCAATGTCTGGTGTTGAATCCCAAGACTTGACCAGAACTTCCACGCCCGCTAGTTCTATTATAAATCAGCCCGAATCAGTACAGGTCAAAATGGAAGTTGATGAGGATCGTGTCCAGAACTATCACTACAACTCGTCAAGGGAAAATTTCATTCTGCCAACTTCGAACGGTCAAAAAAGTTCACCCGAAGCACATAACTTGGACAGCGCAGAGGATGAGGACAGGCAGCATCGCAGTCTGGAGCACGATTTCACAACCGGTATAAAATCTTATCAAACTTCAAAAAGTTCAAATTTCCATTTAGTTCATAACGATCATGAAACTAATGATGAACCTATTGGTAATGCTAATGCTAAGGTTACTAAGATTCCCATGTGTGTTGAAAGCACTGACCTGCCCTCTGGTGACGATTGGAGTCCCAAACCGACTAAGAATCCTGGTAACACTGTAGAGGGGGAAGAGTCTGATATTGCTATGGACAAGGAGATGGGCATTGATGCGAGGCGGACTGGTCTGTTAGACAGAGACTCAGCAGTGCCTATCAACGGCCTAGAAACCTCCCCCTCATACAGTTCACATGAAGAGACGTAAGCTAAATCTCTAGATGATGTTCTGTCTATTAAGGTGTCAATCTCCTTAAATATTTGTGTCTTGAATGCCCCTCACATGATGAGGATTACCCCTGCTGACCGCCAGACAAAGTTTGCTGCCATGACACATTTCTCGTTGCTAGGAATACCTCCATTGAGACAGCCTGAACTTAAATGACTTACCACAAGCAAAATGATCAAAGTTGGAAATGTGCTCCGCTATTTTGAAACAAGTTTCCTGTGCTTGTCTTTTTGTGTACAGACTCTGAAAAATCTTGGAActtaataattaataataataattatttatttatttatatagcgccgcttTAAAATTAATTGTCAGTGGCGCTGTACAGTGAagtgcatttacacaataaaacatacttattaaaacatatttgcaTACAGGAAATTAAGTTAAAACATACGCCTCACTAAAAAGGTGGGTCTTGAGGGCAGATTTAAAAGATTTAAAACATTGAATGTTACCGATAAAAGTTGGAAGGGCATTCCAGAGACGTGGGGCACAGATCCCGAAAGCTCTTATCTCCCACTGTCTTTTTCTTTGCAAATTGACAAGCCAGGGTCGGGGCAGCAGATGCCCTTGTGTGTCTCTGGTGACCCTGGCCTTGGAGCGAAAGATAGTCAGGGCCTGTGCCGTGCACGGCTCTGAAAGCAAAAATTAGCACCTTAAAATGAATTCTTTGTGCAACTGGCAGCCAGTGAAGATGTTTGAGAACCGGAGTAATGTGATCATACTTTTTAGTGTTGGTAATAAGTCTTGCTGCCTGATTTTGCAGTTTCTGCAACCGACTGATTTCGTATGAAGGTAGACCATAAAATAAAGAGTTGCAGAAGTCTAGACGTGATGTTATAAATGCATGGACAAGACTAGTGAGAAGTTCAACTGGAAGATACTTTTTAACTGATGCAATGTTGCGGAGGTGGTAAAAGCCAGCTGAGACTACCTTTGAAATATGGT encodes the following:
- the LOC135487814 gene encoding pre-mRNA-splicing regulator WTAP-like codes for the protein MTDDLPPAKRLKLSAQQLETLTREELIQRCRDQDAFLESMESKFDGTLVIELNHLKESEEKLKQQHMDVIRRESVLAMRLTTKEQEMQEYLNQIQELKQAQTNSTAQLRSMLLDPAVNIMFQRMCKELEDKKQKLEQTQNDLSAWKFTPDSQTGKRLMAKCRMLLQENDELGKVTSSGRMAKLEGDIALEKTLVQEMKKGQAEMDEFLGELDEDVEGMQSTIYILQQQLKEAREEVSRLQAETQQMHQSQQTNASLLPVNTDSATPMSGVESQDLTRTSTPASSIINQPESVQVKMEVDEDRVQNYHYNSSRENFILPTSNGQKSSPEAHNLDSAEDEDRQHRSLEHDFTTGIKSYQTSKSSNFHLVHNDHETNDEPIGNANAKVTKIPMCVESTDLPSGDDWSPKPTKNPGNTVEGEESDIAMDKEMGIDARRTGLLDRDSAVPINGLETSPSYSSHEET